A stretch of the Lonchura striata isolate bLonStr1 chromosome 15, bLonStr1.mat, whole genome shotgun sequence genome encodes the following:
- the LOC144247151 gene encoding endogenous retrovirus group K member 6 Gag polyprotein-like, which yields MQGSRVFSSTADASLFSRGFQPSSSQMLQTPLVSVSAAAPELQPQQMTPLYRQVPTEFTALQSAKVDWQDIRAELEKEKGLLQGSGNIMMPVNYDAQGQNPRWERLDRGAIKDLAKAIRDNGLSSPYFKQMLKSIFGMYDLTPYDLKYLATSVLTDTQALVWQKAWRRSLEELRARYQGGPNANLTMAQLAGDPPEDDPTQQAAVERQVSEEGAKPHLIKSLAFSNANPECRRIISMMPHQATLADMIEACSKVGTPQHVASIMEEHLGDQIEKCVREALANYTKSNPNAERRCFGCGAQGHIKRNCPQLSKPNKPPDLCPRCRRGKHLASECHSQTDVDGKLLPIPGNGKKSRNGFNLGGMGFVSGPENEGSENKLRHYIPISYQVQ from the exons atgcaaggcagtcgtgtgttctcctccacagcagatgcttcacttttctccagaggcttccagccttcatcttcgcagatgctgcagacgccattggtatcggtgagtgctgctgcaccagaactgcagccacaacagatgactccactctacaggcaagtacccactgaatttacagctttgcagagcgcaaaagtggactggcaggacattcgagcagagttggagaaagagaaaggtttattgcagggctcgggaaatataatgatgccagtgaactatgacgctcagggccaaaacccgagatgggaacGCCTGGAccgtggagcaatcaaagatttagctaaggccattcgggacaatgggttgtcatcaccatatttcaagcaaatgttaaaaagtatttttggaatgTATGATTTAACACCGtatgatcttaaatatcttgcgacatcagttcttacagacacccaagctctcGTGTGGCAGAAGgcatggaggagatccctggaggagctgagagccagataccagggcggGCCGAATgcgaacctcaccatggcgcagcttgctggtgatcctcctgaggacgatccaactcaacaggcg gcggtggagcggcaggtgagcGAGGAGGGAGCAAAACCACACCTGATCAAAAGCCTCgcgttctccaatgccaatccggagtgcagacggatcatcagcatgatgccgcaccaggccactttggcagacatgatcgaggcgtgcagcaaggtggggacaccacaacatgttgcttccatcatggaggaacacttgggggatcaaattgaaaaatgtgttagggaagctcttgcaaattatacaaagaGCAACCCTAATGCAGAGAGacggtgctttgggtgtggggcacaaggacatattaaaaggaactgcccacaactttCAAAGCCcaacaagccaccagacctttgccctcggtgcaggagagggaaacatctcgcaagtgagtgtcactcacagacagatgtggatgggaaacttcttcctattccgggaaacgggaaaaagagcagaaatggcTTCAATCTAGGAGGCATGGGCTTTGTTTCAGGACCTGAAAATGAGGggtcagaaaataaattgaggCATTATATTCCCATTTCCTATCAggtgcaataa